A part of Capsicum annuum cultivar UCD-10X-F1 chromosome 6, UCD10Xv1.1, whole genome shotgun sequence genomic DNA contains:
- the LOC107875805 gene encoding mitotic-spindle organizing protein 1A has protein sequence MDPEAARNARDSLDLVFHMSNILDTGLDRHTLSVLIALSEMGFNPEALAAVVKELRRATPATSSVQSTTPSAP, from the coding sequence ATGGATCCGGAAGCTGCACGCAATGCACGGGATTCACTGGATCTGGTATTTCATATGTCAAACATTCTTGACACTGGGCTTGATCGTCACACTTTATCCGTTTTGATTGCACTCTCCGAAATGGGTTTCAACCCTGAGGCCTTGGCTGCTGTAGTTAAGGAACTTCGCAGGGCAACACCGGCTACTTCTTCTGTCCAATCAACCACTCCATCAGCACCTTAG